CTATATTTCTGTCGATTTTTTGGAAAAGAAAAGCGAAGTGGTTCGAATGAAAGATGTTCCTGAAAACCCCGATGAATTTGCTATGATTCTTCAAAATGCTGAAGGTGTTAAAAAACAGATTTATTTTGAAAATCCCGATGTTGAACCTAACAACGCTATTTTAGATGAATTAGAAACCTTTGCACAAGCTATTTGTAACGATACCAGACCTGTTGTAAGTTTAGGACAAGGAGCAAAAGCATTACGTGTGGCACAAATGATCATCGATAGTTTTTAATTTAATATACTTTTAAATAAAGTACGCTTTCACAGTACATGTAATTTTGAAAAACATCGAGTTACACCTTAAAAAAAATCAAAAATTAAACAATTTTCTATGAAAAATATAGCTGTTATTGGAGCCGGAACTATGGGTAACGGTATTGCACATACCTTTGCTCAATTTGGTTATCAAGTACATTTAGTTGATATCTCCCAAAATTCTCTTGATAAGGGTATCGCAACAGTTACTAGAAATTTGGATAGAATGTTGGCCAAGGAGAAAATCAGCAATGAAGACAAACTGCAAACCTTAGCGAATATTAAAACATTTACTTCATTAAAAGAAGGCGTTCATCATTGCGATTTAGTTATTGAAGCCGCAACTGAAAATGTCGATTTAAAATTGAATATTTTTAAAGAATTAGATGCCCATTGTAATGCAGAAACGATATTGGCAACAAATACCTCATCTATTTCCATTACTAAAATAGCGTCTGTCACTAACAGACCCGATAAAGTAATTGGTATGCACTTTATGAATCCTGTTCCAATCATGAAATTGATTGAAGTTATTCGAGGGTACTCAACTTCTGATGAAGTAACCAAAACGATTATGGCTCTTTCTGAAAAGCTAAATAAAGTTCCCGTGGAAGTTAATGATTATCCTGGGTTCATTGCCAATCGTATTTTAATGCCCATGTTAAATGAGGCCATCTATTCTCTTTACGAAGGTGTAGCTGGTGTTTATGAAATTGATACCGTAATGAAGTTAGGAATGGCTCATCCAATGGGGCCCTTACAATTAGCTGATTTTATTGGTTTAGATGTTTGTCTATCAATTCTTAAAGTACTTCAAGACGGCTTTGGAAACCCAAAATATGCTCCGTGTCCTTTATTGGTAA
The nucleotide sequence above comes from Aureibaculum algae. Encoded proteins:
- a CDS encoding 3-hydroxyacyl-CoA dehydrogenase family protein, whose amino-acid sequence is MKNIAVIGAGTMGNGIAHTFAQFGYQVHLVDISQNSLDKGIATVTRNLDRMLAKEKISNEDKLQTLANIKTFTSLKEGVHHCDLVIEAATENVDLKLNIFKELDAHCNAETILATNTSSISITKIASVTNRPDKVIGMHFMNPVPIMKLIEVIRGYSTSDEVTKTIMALSEKLNKVPVEVNDYPGFIANRILMPMLNEAIYSLYEGVAGVYEIDTVMKLGMAHPMGPLQLADFIGLDVCLSILKVLQDGFGNPKYAPCPLLVNMVTAGKLGVKSGEGFYDYSESRKAEKIANQFS